Proteins found in one Legionella pneumophila subsp. pascullei genomic segment:
- a CDS encoding nucleotidyltransferase substrate binding protein: protein MTNIDVRWQQRLNNYARALQQLSLAVNLAQTRPLSDLEKQGLIQAFEFTHELAWNVMKDYFFFQGNSAITGSRDATRESFNKGLIKEGEIWMEMIKSRNQTSHTYNQSVADEIVKNIINSYHTSFQAFLEKMQGLKEHE, encoded by the coding sequence ATGACCAATATCGATGTTCGCTGGCAACAACGGTTAAATAATTATGCAAGAGCGCTTCAACAATTATCACTTGCCGTCAACCTGGCGCAAACAAGACCCTTATCCGACTTGGAAAAGCAAGGCTTAATCCAAGCCTTTGAATTTACCCATGAGCTGGCTTGGAATGTGATGAAAGATTATTTCTTTTTCCAGGGAAATTCTGCAATTACTGGTTCTCGTGATGCAACACGCGAATCATTTAACAAGGGATTAATTAAAGAAGGTGAAATCTGGATGGAAATGATTAAAAGTCGCAACCAAACCTCTCATACCTACAACCAATCCGTTGCCGATGAAATTGTCAAAAATATTATTAATTCCTACCACACCTCTTTTCAGGCATTCCTGGAAAAAATGCAAGGTCTGAAAGAGCATGAATGA
- a CDS encoding nucleotidyltransferase family protein encodes MNEQLNHLYGLPSHAIEALKCVFKEYPQIDNAILYGSRAKGTYHQGSDIDLCLTGNLLGITELLAIENKIDDLLLPWKVDISLKHTIDNPDLLEHIERAGILFYTKES; translated from the coding sequence ATGAATGAGCAATTAAACCATCTGTATGGCTTGCCTAGCCATGCTATTGAAGCATTGAAATGTGTCTTTAAAGAGTATCCTCAAATTGATAATGCGATTCTCTACGGATCTCGTGCCAAAGGCACATATCATCAGGGCTCAGATATTGATCTTTGCCTTACCGGAAACTTATTAGGGATCACTGAATTACTTGCTATTGAAAATAAAATTGATGATTTACTGTTACCCTGGAAGGTTGATATATCCCTGAAACACACCATAGACAATCCCGATTTGCTTGAACACATTGAGCGAGCGGGTATCCTGTTTTATACAAAAGAATCGTAG
- a CDS encoding ABC transporter permease, producing MNFLNHCQQALVNLTASKLRSLLAVLGILVGTAAVVALISCGQLATEKALEQFKALGTDLLAVSVYQKVPSKSHSESDSLTIEQWQQIAERIPYVLKIAPYSTAYQTLSFNGKVMQGAVIGADESLADIIHVTLAQGHFVSFLDSFEHFCVIGDSLAQQIKEITLDDPIGKQLRIGQSLYTIIGVAEHWRENGFFNEDINQAVIIPLAGMSLVSKDAKINNAVLLLKPDSPIDEVINEIKELINSQAPKLSVFPRSAKQIIASMENQGRIFTLLLAVIGGISLLVGGIGVMNVMLVSVSERKKEIGIRKAVGAKNREIQALFLVESVMLSLLGGVLGVILGLIFTRIVAYFSDWTFTIYLLPPIAGFLVSAATGIFFGFYPARRASKLEPMVSLRSE from the coding sequence ATGAACTTTCTTAATCATTGCCAACAAGCGTTGGTGAATTTAACGGCCTCCAAACTCCGCTCGCTTTTGGCCGTACTGGGAATACTGGTAGGGACTGCTGCTGTCGTTGCCTTGATTAGTTGTGGGCAATTGGCTACCGAAAAAGCGTTGGAGCAATTCAAGGCATTGGGTACCGATTTGTTGGCGGTTTCCGTTTATCAAAAGGTGCCCAGCAAATCTCATAGTGAATCCGACTCGTTAACGATAGAGCAGTGGCAGCAGATAGCCGAACGCATCCCTTATGTATTAAAAATCGCGCCTTACAGCACCGCTTACCAAACTTTAAGCTTTAATGGCAAAGTGATGCAGGGGGCGGTGATTGGCGCCGATGAAAGCCTTGCCGATATCATCCATGTGACCTTGGCGCAGGGGCATTTTGTTTCCTTTTTGGATTCTTTTGAGCATTTTTGTGTTATTGGCGATAGCCTGGCACAACAAATCAAGGAAATTACTCTCGACGATCCCATTGGTAAGCAATTACGCATAGGACAATCCTTGTATACCATTATCGGTGTTGCCGAGCATTGGAGAGAAAATGGCTTTTTCAACGAGGACATTAACCAGGCTGTCATTATTCCCTTGGCTGGAATGAGTCTGGTCAGCAAGGACGCCAAAATCAATAATGCGGTATTGCTTCTCAAGCCAGACAGCCCTATTGATGAAGTCATTAATGAAATAAAGGAACTCATTAATTCTCAGGCGCCGAAACTCAGTGTTTTTCCGCGCAGCGCCAAACAAATTATAGCCAGCATGGAAAATCAGGGCCGTATTTTTACCCTGCTGTTAGCGGTCATTGGTGGAATTTCCTTGCTGGTTGGTGGTATCGGTGTCATGAATGTGATGCTGGTTTCGGTCAGCGAGCGCAAAAAAGAAATTGGGATTCGCAAAGCAGTGGGTGCGAAAAACAGAGAAATCCAGGCTTTGTTTTTGGTTGAGTCTGTCATGCTATCTTTGCTGGGGGGGGTGCTCGGAGTCATTTTAGGTTTGATTTTTACCAGAATAGTCGCTTATTTCAGTGATTGGACTTTTACTATCTACTTACTCCCCCCAATTGCCGGTTTTCTGGTTTCTGCTGCCACTGGAATCTTTTTCGGATTTTATCCTGCCCGACGGGCTTCCAAACTGGAACCTATGGTTTCTTTACGTAGTGAATAA
- a CDS encoding ABC transporter ATP-binding protein, producing MIDKPLIQLSDLVKTYHLEGISTTVLKEVSLTVYEGDLLAIVGASGSGKSTLMNIIGLLDKPDTGTYTLNNRNVASLSDDEAAELRNQNIGFVFQQFNLLPRFTALQNVALPLTYRGVNPALIKEKVEHALEKVGMRQYIRHRPTQLSGGQQQRVAIARALVTDPQVILADEPTGALDSKTGTEVMNLFLALHQEGRTIIMVTHDEHVAAQCKRQITLADGAIIAESGQ from the coding sequence ATGATTGACAAACCTTTAATCCAGCTTTCTGATTTGGTGAAGACTTATCATCTTGAAGGCATCAGTACCACGGTATTAAAAGAAGTGTCTTTGACCGTATATGAAGGTGATTTACTCGCTATTGTCGGGGCATCAGGTTCCGGCAAATCCACGTTAATGAATATCATCGGCTTATTAGATAAACCGGATACAGGAACTTACACTTTAAACAATAGAAATGTAGCCAGTTTAAGCGACGATGAGGCGGCTGAATTGCGCAATCAAAACATTGGCTTTGTTTTTCAGCAATTTAATTTGCTTCCTCGTTTTACAGCGCTGCAAAATGTGGCTTTGCCTTTGACCTACAGAGGAGTCAATCCCGCTTTGATAAAAGAAAAAGTGGAGCACGCACTGGAGAAAGTGGGAATGCGCCAATACATCCGCCACAGACCAACCCAATTATCGGGTGGCCAGCAACAGCGAGTTGCTATCGCCAGAGCGTTAGTGACTGACCCACAGGTTATCCTGGCCGATGAGCCTACCGGTGCGCTGGATTCAAAAACAGGTACTGAGGTAATGAATTTGTTTTTGGCCTTACACCAGGAAGGGCGGACTATTATCATGGTAACCCATGATGAGCATGTGGCCGCGCAATGCAAACGCCAAATTACTCTAGCCGACGGAGCAATCATAGCGGAGTCCGGGCAATGA
- a CDS encoding efflux RND transporter periplasmic adaptor subunit: MNNYLKIFSITFFILTLVSCDSSDKPQTTSLKTYEVKPQPLHKTLHFTGTVQPLRESSLTSPMEAVVETMHFHYGQMVKKGEIVLTLNSNELQKQYNDTLTDYLKAKDSYSIAKAKFVGTEELWNAGLISKNNYLSEKSGVDTARVTLMQATRKLSEMLEKMDDKNTQNISNLSLSDFDKVRKILTTNHNLIHLKAPSDGIMLYPPKSGEDKNNRVTVGSTIKSGQVIALIGDLNGISVEIDVPEIDIDKIRPGMDATISGVAFGRHQLKGKLVAVNAQASNTSTGGLPSFTAVVEVNSLTPEQQSWIKVGMSASIELNVESNNQLLIPIAAVKREKGSSVVQVQLAKGKIQKRMITTGAAQADSVVVESGLKSGDVVVYD; this comes from the coding sequence ATGAACAACTATCTGAAAATATTCTCAATAACATTCTTTATTTTAACTTTGGTTTCTTGTGACAGCTCTGATAAGCCGCAAACCACGTCATTAAAAACCTATGAAGTGAAACCCCAGCCGCTGCACAAGACTCTGCATTTTACCGGGACCGTGCAACCCTTGAGGGAAAGCAGCCTAACCAGCCCAATGGAAGCCGTTGTTGAAACGATGCATTTCCATTATGGCCAGATGGTTAAAAAGGGCGAGATTGTTTTAACTTTAAATTCCAATGAATTGCAAAAACAGTATAACGATACCCTAACCGATTACTTAAAAGCGAAAGACAGTTACTCCATTGCCAAGGCAAAATTTGTAGGGACAGAGGAGCTCTGGAATGCGGGATTAATCTCTAAAAACAATTACTTAAGTGAGAAATCCGGGGTGGATACGGCACGTGTTACCTTAATGCAGGCTACTCGCAAGCTTTCTGAGATGCTGGAAAAAATGGATGATAAAAACACTCAGAATATATCCAATCTCAGCCTGTCTGATTTTGACAAGGTGAGAAAGATTCTGACAACAAATCATAATTTGATTCATTTGAAGGCTCCCAGTGACGGGATCATGCTTTATCCTCCGAAATCAGGGGAAGATAAAAATAATAGAGTGACTGTGGGCTCAACCATAAAGTCCGGGCAAGTCATCGCCTTGATAGGTGATTTGAATGGAATCAGTGTAGAAATTGATGTTCCAGAGATAGACATTGATAAAATTCGGCCAGGAATGGATGCCACAATTAGTGGCGTTGCATTTGGCAGGCATCAGTTGAAAGGTAAATTGGTTGCAGTGAATGCGCAGGCATCAAACACCAGCACTGGTGGATTACCTTCCTTTACTGCAGTAGTAGAGGTTAATTCCTTAACTCCCGAGCAACAGTCGTGGATCAAAGTGGGTATGAGTGCCTCTATAGAGCTGAATGTCGAATCGAATAATCAATTGTTAATCCCTATAGCGGCAGTTAAAAGGGAAAAAGGCAGTAGTGTTGTTCAGGTCCAACTAGCCAAGGGGAAAATTCAGAAACGGATGATTACTACCGGTGCCGCTCAAGCGGATTCAGTAGTGGTTGAAAGTGGCCTTAAATCAGGAGATGTCGTGGTTTATGATTGA